The Methylomagnum ishizawai genome has a window encoding:
- a CDS encoding Uma2 family endonuclease, whose product MSAAIAEKLYSPEEYLALERAAEYKSEYVDGRIYAMTGASRAHGLIAYNIAGELRNQLRDRPCEAYIADMRVKPAKARSYRYPDIAVVCGPAEFEDRQGDALLNPTVLIEILSPANDRGPKFAEYQRIESLREYLLVAQDEPRIERYARRDEGWLLTVAEGLETQVALDAIGCVLDLCEVYRKALEEPPMP is encoded by the coding sequence ATGTCCGCCGCCATCGCCGAAAAGCTGTATTCCCCCGAGGAATATCTGGCCCTCGAACGCGCCGCCGAATACAAGAGCGAATACGTCGATGGGCGCATCTACGCCATGACCGGCGCGAGCCGGGCGCATGGACTCATCGCCTACAATATTGCGGGCGAACTCCGCAACCAACTCCGCGACCGCCCCTGCGAAGCCTATATCGCCGATATGCGCGTCAAACCCGCCAAGGCCCGCAGCTACCGCTATCCCGATATCGCCGTGGTCTGCGGTCCCGCCGAATTCGAGGACCGCCAAGGCGACGCCTTGCTCAATCCCACCGTCCTCATCGAAATCCTCTCGCCCGCCAACGACCGCGGCCCCAAGTTCGCCGAATACCAGCGCATCGAATCGCTACGGGAATACCTGTTGGTCGCCCAGGACGAGCCGCGCATCGAGCGCTATGCCCGGCGCGACGAAGGCTGGTTGCTGACGGTGGCGGAAGGCTTGGAAACCCAGGTGGCGCTGGACGCCATCGGCTGTGTGCTGGACCTTTGCGAGGTCTACCGCAAAGCGCTCGAAGAACCGCCAATGCCCTGA
- the nhaD gene encoding sodium:proton antiporter NhaD, with the protein MLFLPGLASAEESDVLGLTGTHRGLYCVMVFIVAYAFVMTEEFTHLRKSKPVILAAGIIWAHVAYLASSNGVSAEQVHKAFEHDLKEYAELFLFLLVAMTYINAMAERNVFEALRSWLVRRQFGYRSLFWITGIITFFLSSVADNLTSALLVGAVVMAVGVNSPQFVALGFVNLVSAANAGGAFSPFGDITTLMVWQAGKAEFFDFFHLFIPSVVNFVVPAAIMHFAIPNEAPTATDEEQVQMKDGALVICGLFGLTIITAVSFKQFLHLPPFMGMMVGLSFLMFYGYRLKTVFYGPGKDKFDVFNNVRDAEWDTLLFFFGVVFAVGGLGYIGYLELASEAMYEGLGATTANILIGVLSAIVDNIPVMFAVLSMDPEMDLYQWNLVTLTAGVGGTMLSIGSAAGVALMGTSRGMYTFFSHLKWTPAIVAGYAAAIFTHYLLNGH; encoded by the coding sequence ATGCTGTTCCTGCCCGGACTGGCCTCCGCCGAAGAATCGGATGTCCTGGGCCTGACCGGCACCCACCGTGGCCTTTATTGCGTCATGGTGTTCATCGTCGCCTACGCCTTCGTGATGACGGAGGAATTCACCCACCTCCGTAAATCCAAGCCCGTGATCCTGGCCGCAGGCATCATCTGGGCGCATGTGGCCTATCTCGCTTCCAGCAATGGCGTCTCCGCCGAACAAGTCCACAAGGCGTTCGAACACGACCTCAAGGAATATGCCGAGTTATTCCTGTTCCTGCTGGTCGCCATGACCTATATCAACGCCATGGCCGAGCGCAATGTGTTCGAGGCGCTCAGGTCCTGGCTGGTGCGCCGCCAGTTCGGCTATCGCTCGCTGTTCTGGATCACCGGCATCATCACCTTCTTCCTGTCCTCGGTAGCCGATAACCTGACCTCGGCCCTCCTGGTCGGCGCGGTGGTGATGGCTGTGGGCGTCAACAGTCCTCAATTCGTGGCCCTGGGCTTCGTCAACCTGGTCAGCGCGGCCAATGCCGGCGGCGCGTTCAGCCCCTTCGGCGATATCACCACCTTGATGGTCTGGCAGGCGGGCAAGGCCGAGTTCTTCGATTTCTTCCATTTGTTCATTCCGTCCGTGGTCAATTTCGTGGTCCCGGCGGCGATCATGCACTTCGCCATCCCCAACGAAGCGCCCACCGCCACCGATGAGGAGCAGGTCCAGATGAAGGACGGCGCCTTGGTGATCTGCGGCTTGTTCGGCCTGACCATCATCACCGCCGTGAGCTTCAAGCAGTTCCTGCACCTGCCGCCGTTCATGGGCATGATGGTGGGCCTCTCGTTCCTGATGTTCTACGGTTACCGCCTGAAGACCGTGTTCTACGGTCCCGGCAAGGACAAGTTCGACGTGTTCAACAATGTCCGCGATGCGGAATGGGATACCTTGCTGTTCTTCTTCGGCGTGGTGTTCGCGGTGGGCGGCCTCGGCTATATCGGCTATCTGGAACTGGCGTCCGAGGCCATGTACGAGGGCCTGGGCGCGACCACCGCCAACATCTTGATCGGCGTACTGTCGGCCATCGTCGATAACATCCCGGTGATGTTCGCGGTGCTGAGCATGGACCCGGAGATGGACCTGTACCAGTGGAACCTCGTCACCCTGACGGCGGGCGTGGGCGGCACCATGCTGTCCATCGGCTCGGCGGCGGGCGTGGCCTTGATGGGCACTTCCCGCGGCATGTACACCTTCTTCAGCCATCTGAAGTGGACCCCGGCCATCGTCGCCGGTTATGCCGCCGCCATCTTCACCCACTACCTGCTGAACGGCCATTGA
- a CDS encoding YSC84-related protein, giving the protein MRPIALWAGLLLALMLGLTGCQTNGGIGRAAQLDRDSDFALRKLYDSSPEARKLAARAKGILVFPDIVKGGFMFGAYYGDGVLRKHGRTAGYYNNSAFSYGLQAGVQSFGYALFFMSDGALDYLDQSNGWEIGVGPSIVILDAGKAKSMTTTTLQHDIYGFVFDQKGLMAGLGLQGSKITRINP; this is encoded by the coding sequence ATGAGACCTATCGCACTGTGGGCCGGCTTATTGCTGGCGCTGATGCTCGGCCTGACCGGCTGCCAAACCAACGGCGGCATCGGGCGGGCCGCTCAACTCGACCGCGACTCCGATTTCGCCCTGAGGAAGCTATACGACAGTTCGCCCGAAGCCCGCAAACTGGCGGCGCGGGCCAAGGGCATCCTGGTCTTCCCCGATATCGTCAAGGGCGGCTTCATGTTCGGGGCGTATTACGGCGATGGCGTGCTGCGCAAGCATGGCCGCACGGCGGGCTATTACAATAACTCGGCGTTCTCCTATGGCTTGCAGGCCGGGGTGCAGTCCTTCGGCTATGCGCTGTTCTTCATGAGCGATGGGGCGCTGGACTATTTGGATCAATCCAACGGCTGGGAAATCGGGGTCGGTCCCAGTATCGTGATCCTCGATGCCGGCAAGGCGAAGAGCATGACCACCACCACCTTGCAGCACGATATTTATGGTTTCGTGTTCGACCAGAAAGGCTTGATGGCCGGCCTGGGCTTGCAAGGCTCCAAAATCACCCGCATCAATCCATGA
- a CDS encoding nicotinate phosphoribosyltransferase: MNLLDNLLLNTDSYKSSHFLQYPPDASGMFSYFESRGGAFAATVFFGLQIILKEYLSKPITAAQIDAAAEFWRAHGEPFDEAGWRYILAEHGGHPPVTIRAVPEGTRVPGHNALFTVECTDPRVYWIISHLETLLVRVWYPITVATQSWEIKRVIREALLATSDDPEGQLPFKLHDFGARGVSSGESAAIGGCAHLVNFRGTDTVSGILAAREYYGEPMAGFSIPAAEHSTITAWGREGEAEAYRNMLRHFAKPGALLSVVSDSYDVFNAVANLWGGSLRDEVIQSGATLVIRPDSGDPVTVVGKVAEILDGRFGSSVNGKGYKVLRHVRIIQGDGVNAHSIAAILERLQALGFAADNIAFGMGGALLQRLDRDTLKFALKCSAIRRGAAWFPVSKDPVTDPGKRSKAGRLSLFRSDSSGEYATFPLADGQPPGPEWRDAMETVWERGRLLREWNFAEVRARAGRFA, translated from the coding sequence ATGAACCTGCTCGACAACCTGTTGCTCAACACCGACTCCTATAAATCCAGCCATTTCCTGCAATATCCGCCCGACGCCAGCGGGATGTTTTCCTATTTCGAATCGCGGGGCGGGGCGTTCGCGGCCACGGTGTTCTTCGGGCTGCAAATCATCCTCAAGGAATATCTCTCCAAGCCCATCACGGCGGCGCAGATCGACGCCGCCGCCGAATTCTGGCGGGCGCATGGCGAACCCTTCGACGAGGCCGGTTGGCGCTACATATTGGCCGAACACGGCGGCCATCCGCCGGTCACGATCCGGGCCGTGCCCGAAGGCACGCGGGTTCCCGGCCACAACGCCCTGTTCACGGTGGAATGCACCGATCCCCGCGTGTACTGGATCATTTCCCATCTGGAAACCCTGCTGGTACGGGTGTGGTATCCGATCACGGTCGCGACCCAATCCTGGGAGATCAAGCGCGTCATCCGGGAAGCCCTGCTCGCCACCTCCGACGATCCCGAGGGCCAATTGCCGTTCAAGCTCCACGATTTCGGGGCGCGGGGCGTGTCCAGCGGCGAATCGGCGGCCATCGGCGGTTGCGCCCATCTGGTCAATTTCCGGGGCACGGACACGGTGTCCGGCATCCTGGCGGCCCGCGAATACTATGGCGAACCCATGGCCGGTTTCTCCATCCCCGCCGCCGAACACAGCACTATCACCGCCTGGGGCCGCGAAGGCGAGGCCGAAGCCTACCGCAATATGCTGCGCCATTTCGCCAAACCGGGTGCCCTGCTCTCGGTGGTCTCGGACAGTTACGATGTGTTCAACGCCGTCGCCAATCTCTGGGGCGGTAGTTTGCGCGACGAGGTGATCCAATCCGGCGCGACCCTGGTGATCCGGCCCGATTCCGGCGACCCGGTGACTGTGGTGGGGAAGGTGGCGGAAATCCTGGACGGACGTTTCGGCTCCAGCGTGAACGGCAAGGGCTACAAGGTCTTGCGGCACGTCCGCATCATCCAGGGCGACGGGGTCAACGCCCACAGCATCGCCGCCATCCTGGAGCGGCTACAGGCGCTGGGTTTCGCCGCCGACAACATCGCCTTCGGCATGGGCGGGGCGCTGTTGCAACGGCTGGACCGGGACACCCTCAAATTCGCCTTGAAATGCTCGGCGATCCGGCGCGGCGCGGCCTGGTTCCCGGTGTCCAAAGACCCGGTCACCGATCCCGGCAAGCGCTCCAAGGCCGGGCGTTTATCCCTGTTCCGCTCGGATAGCAGCGGGGAATACGCGACCTTCCCGCTGGCGGACGGCCAGCCGCCCGGTCCCGAATGGCGCGACGCCATGGAAACCGTGTGGGAGCGCGGGCGTTTGCTGAGGGAATGGAATTTCGCGGAGGTGCGGGCGCGGGCCGGGCGGTTCGCGTAG
- a CDS encoding tetratricopeptide repeat protein, whose translation MNAPPQVFVSATSGDLRSVRQLVSQALLTIGCHPVEQSHFGPDYREVRKMLGDRIAECQALIHIVGFRYGAEPDPARLPQGAERRSYTQMEYDLGRELQRKRGDGRFRVYTFVCPEGFPFDAEPEAEDDEKRGLQSAHRRAILGGEILYETPADPAGLEARIHALREEARRLRVEHDRHRGTMLAVGAVICIALGLIGYGVWQLRDDTRTLHQQGQEQTQLMLDARAKLEEVIAATRQQGISREPLTPQQRYDQALQEVAFRHDLKPDELRAAIDAWTHKVKADPKSSPYDLALAEYKANHFEQAATQAGKAYDQAMEARGQATQDAIKAARLEGNAYEAQGHYDLALVAYRKSAALTDKVKEPLAWADEQERVAKMLFFLARHREAEPIMRDILAVREQHLSAHHPDTARALNNLAQLLQATNRLAEAEPLMRRALAIDERSYGPEHPDVARALNNLAQLLQATNRLAEAEPLMRRALAIDERSYGPEHPDVARALNNLAQLLQATNRLAEAEPLMRRALAIDERSYGPEHPDVARDLNNLAQLLQATNRLAEAEPLMRRALAIDERSYGPEHPDVARDLNNLAQLLQATNRLAEAEPLMRRALAIDERSYGPEHPDVARDLNNLAQLLQATNRLAEAEPLMRRALAIDERSYGPEHPDVARDLNNLAQLLQATNRLAEAEPLMRRALAIDERSYGPEHPDVARDLNNLAQLLQATNRLAEAEPLMRRALAIDERSYGPEHPDVARDLNNLAQLLQATNRLAEAEPLMRRALAIDEQSYGPEHPDVAIDLNNLAQLLQATNRLAEAEPLSRRMIVIFLKFQRATGHKHPNLRQAIINYRQLLLAQHLPEAKIQTRLTEAAKEAGYGAAEWATMQASLEGARVVGIVPGSQAERLGVQPGDAIIRYAGQKITSNARLVELVGQAKDPAIPLTLVRDGKPIDLSAQPGKLGVRLQ comes from the coding sequence ATGAACGCGCCGCCCCAGGTGTTCGTGTCCGCCACCAGCGGCGATTTGCGCAGCGTGCGTCAGTTGGTGAGCCAAGCCTTGTTGACCATCGGTTGCCATCCGGTCGAGCAAAGCCATTTCGGGCCGGATTACCGCGAGGTCCGCAAGATGCTGGGGGACCGCATCGCCGAATGCCAGGCGCTCATCCATATCGTCGGTTTCCGCTATGGCGCGGAACCCGACCCGGCCCGCTTACCACAAGGGGCCGAGCGCCGCTCCTATACCCAGATGGAATACGACCTGGGCCGCGAGTTGCAGCGGAAGCGCGGGGATGGGCGGTTCCGGGTGTATACCTTCGTCTGCCCGGAGGGTTTCCCGTTCGATGCCGAGCCGGAGGCCGAGGACGACGAGAAGCGCGGTCTGCAATCGGCGCATCGGCGGGCGATTTTGGGCGGGGAAATCCTGTACGAGACTCCGGCGGACCCTGCCGGGTTGGAGGCGCGGATCCATGCCTTGCGGGAGGAGGCGCGGCGCTTGCGGGTGGAGCATGACCGGCATCGGGGGACGATGTTGGCGGTGGGGGCGGTAATCTGCATCGCCTTGGGCTTGATCGGCTATGGCGTTTGGCAACTCCGCGACGATACCCGGACCCTGCACCAGCAAGGCCAGGAACAAACCCAACTGATGTTGGATGCCCGCGCCAAGCTGGAAGAAGTCATCGCCGCCACCCGCCAACAAGGCATTTCCCGCGAGCCGTTGACCCCGCAGCAGCGCTACGACCAAGCCTTGCAGGAAGTCGCCTTCAGGCATGACTTGAAACCCGACGAACTCCGCGCCGCCATCGATGCCTGGACCCACAAAGTCAAGGCCGATCCCAAATCCAGCCCTTATGACTTGGCCCTGGCCGAATATAAAGCCAATCATTTCGAGCAAGCCGCCACCCAAGCGGGCAAAGCCTACGATCAGGCGATGGAAGCCCGTGGGCAGGCGACCCAGGACGCCATCAAGGCGGCGCGTTTAGAGGGAAATGCCTATGAAGCCCAAGGCCATTACGACTTGGCCCTGGTGGCCTACCGCAAGAGCGCGGCCTTAACCGACAAGGTCAAAGAGCCGTTGGCCTGGGCGGATGAGCAAGAAAGGGTTGCCAAGATGCTGTTTTTCCTGGCCCGGCATCGAGAAGCCGAGCCGATCATGCGCGACATTCTCGCTGTGCGCGAACAGCATCTAAGCGCCCATCACCCGGACACCGCCCGTGCCCTCAACAATCTCGCGCAGTTGTTGCAGGCCACGAACCGGCTGGCGGAGGCCGAGCCGCTCATGCGTAGGGCGCTCGCCATCGACGAGCGGAGCTACGGGCCGGAGCATCCCGACGTGGCCCGCGCCCTCAACAACCTCGCGCAGTTGTTGCAGGCCACGAACCGGCTGGCGGAGGCCGAGCCGCTCATGCGTAGGGCGCTCGCCATCGACGAGCGGAGCTACGGGCCGGAGCATCCCGACGTGGCCCGCGCCCTCAACAACCTCGCGCAGTTGTTGCAGGCCACGAACCGGCTGGCGGAGGCCGAGCCGCTCATGCGTAGGGCGCTCGCCATCGACGAGCGGAGCTACGGGCCGGAGCATCCCGACGTGGCCCGCGACCTCAACAACCTCGCGCAGTTGTTGCAGGCCACGAACCGGCTGGCGGAGGCCGAGCCGCTCATGCGTAGGGCGCTCGCCATCGACGAGCGGAGCTACGGGCCGGAGCATCCCGACGTGGCCCGCGACCTCAACAACCTCGCGCAGTTGTTGCAGGCCACGAACCGGCTGGCGGAGGCCGAGCCGCTCATGCGTAGGGCGCTCGCCATCGACGAGCGGAGCTACGGGCCGGAGCATCCCGACGTGGCCCGCGACCTCAACAACCTCGCGCAGTTGTTGCAGGCCACGAACCGGCTGGCGGAGGCCGAGCCGCTCATGCGTAGGGCGCTCGCCATCGACGAGCGGAGCTACGGGCCGGAGCATCCCGACGTGGCCCGCGACCTCAACAACCTCGCGCAGTTGTTGCAGGCCACGAACCGGCTGGCGGAGGCCGAGCCGCTCATGCGTAGGGCGCTCGCCATCGACGAGCGGAGCTACGGGCCGGAGCATCCCGACGTGGCCCGCGACCTCAACAACCTCGCGCAGTTGTTGCAGGCCACGAACCGGCTGGCGGAGGCCGAGCCGCTCATGCGTAGGGCGCTCGCCATCGACGAGCGGAGCTACGGGCCGGAGCATCCCGACGTGGCCCGCGACCTCAACAACCTCGCGCAGTTGTTGCAGGCCACGAACCGGCTGGCGGAGGCCGAGCCGCTCATGCGTAGGGCGCTCGCCATCGACGAGCAGAGCTACGGGCCGGAGCATCCCGACGTGGCCATCGACCTCAACAACCTCGCGCAGTTGTTGCAGGCCACGAACCGGCTGGCGGAGGCCGAGCCGCTAAGCCGGCGGATGATCGTGATTTTCCTTAAATTCCAGCGGGCCACTGGACACAAGCATCCCAATTTGCGACAGGCTATCATCAACTACCGCCAACTCCTGCTAGCCCAACACCTGCCCGAAGCCAAAATCCAAACCCGCTTAACCGAAGCCGCCAAAGAAGCGGGCTACGGCGCGGCGGAATGGGCAACGATGCAAGCCAGCTTGGAAGGGGCGCGGGTCGTCGGCATCGTCCCCGGCAGCCAAGCCGAGCGCCTGGGCGTGCAGCCGGGCGACGCGATCATCCGCTATGCGGGCCAAAAAATCACCAGCAATGCCCGGCTGGTCGAATTGGTCGGCCAAGCCAAAGACCCCGCCATTCCCTTGACCCTGGTCCGCGACGGCAAACCCATCGACCTCAGCGCCCAACCGGGCAAGCTGGGCGTGCGGTTGCAATGA
- a CDS encoding DUF5615 family PIN-like protein, which produces MRFKIDENLHTDAAEFLRHLGHDAMTVYEQNLGGHPDAEIADSCRQETRALITLDLDFANIRAYPPSLYPGLVVLRLADQSRPSVLRAMRRIAPLFDAEPLAGHLWIVDERQVRIRPGD; this is translated from the coding sequence ATGCGCTTCAAGATCGACGAAAACCTGCACACCGACGCCGCCGAATTCTTGCGGCACCTCGGCCACGATGCGATGACCGTCTATGAACAAAATCTGGGCGGACATCCCGACGCCGAGATTGCCGATAGCTGTCGGCAAGAAACCCGCGCACTCATCACCCTGGACCTGGACTTCGCCAATATCCGCGCCTATCCGCCCAGCCTTTACCCCGGCTTGGTGGTGCTGCGCCTAGCAGATCAAAGCCGCCCGTCGGTACTCAGGGCTATGCGGAGGATCGCGCCGTTGTTCGACGCGGAACCCCTGGCCGGGCATCTCTGGATTGTGGATGAGCGGCAGGTCAGGATCAGACCGGGGGATTGA
- a CDS encoding DUF433 domain-containing protein: MNWQDRITADPAICHGKPCIKGTRVPVSVVLDNLAAGESEAEILRGYPLETADIRAALAYAATLASERVIALPLEAA; this comes from the coding sequence ATGAACTGGCAAGACCGTATTACCGCCGACCCCGCCATCTGCCACGGCAAACCCTGCATCAAAGGCACCCGCGTGCCGGTTTCGGTCGTCCTCGACAACTTGGCCGCGGGCGAAAGCGAAGCGGAAATCTTGCGCGGCTACCCCCTCGAAACCGCCGATATCCGGGCCGCCTTGGCCTACGCCGCGACCCTCGCCAGCGAGCGCGTGATCGCCCTGCCCCTGGAAGCGGCCTGA
- a CDS encoding DUF934 domain-containing protein has product MAIIKQGRVVPDEWRHVADDEALPAGKASISLQRWRAEKDNLDGHAAGLGLRLAAGDAPEDIAADLARFDLVVLEMAHFADGRVFSQARLLRERFGYAGELRARGDFLRDQMFYLARVGVDAFELAEGVDPAKLLPALTEFSVAYQAAVDNPVPLYRRRA; this is encoded by the coding sequence ATGGCGATCATTAAGCAGGGCCGGGTGGTCCCGGACGAATGGCGGCATGTCGCCGACGACGAAGCCTTGCCGGCGGGCAAGGCCAGCATTTCCTTGCAACGCTGGCGGGCGGAGAAGGACAACCTGGACGGCCACGCGGCGGGTTTGGGCCTGCGCCTCGCCGCCGGGGACGCGCCGGAGGATATCGCGGCCGACCTCGCCCGCTTCGATCTCGTCGTGTTGGAGATGGCCCATTTCGCCGACGGCCGGGTGTTCAGCCAAGCCCGCTTGCTGCGCGAGCGGTTCGGCTATGCCGGGGAACTGCGGGCCAGGGGCGATTTCCTGCGCGACCAGATGTTCTATCTGGCGCGGGTCGGGGTCGATGCCTTCGAACTGGCCGAGGGCGTCGATCCCGCCAAGCTGCTGCCCGCGCTGACCGAGTTCAGCGTGGCCTATCAGGCGGCGGTGGATAACCCCGTGCCCTTGTACCGGCGCCGGGCGTGA
- a CDS encoding MFS transporter: MSSSPGKFGALRHRDFTLFLCARFLATVAIQMQSVAVGWQVYALTSDALDLGLVGLAQFAPFVPLALVAGQVADRFDRRRIVALCFLVEMLCGAALLAFTWVGLTVVWPVFAVMALYGSVRAFMMPASQAVVVNLVPAEVFGNAVALNSSVFQVAVIAGPALGGFLYLAGPDVVYATVTGCLATAALLMGGVRGEPKKPGGNPPMSLDSVLEGLRFVRSRPVMLGAISLDLFAVLFGGATALLPAYARDVLHAGPTGLGWLRTAPGLGAACTALALAFWPIQRHVGLWMFGGVGVFGAATLVLGRSEDYAVALAALAVMGAGDMVSVYIRHMLVQLETPDAIRGRVSAVNSVFIGASNELGEFESGLTAEWFGLVPAILLGGCATLGVVGAWMWGFPVLRGMDMFPRGVRDMPESRRKQPRQAKHKQKRRRR, encoded by the coding sequence TTGAGTTCTTCTCCCGGCAAGTTCGGTGCCTTGCGCCACCGCGATTTCACTTTGTTCCTCTGTGCCCGCTTCCTCGCCACCGTGGCCATCCAGATGCAAAGCGTGGCGGTGGGTTGGCAGGTCTACGCCCTGACCTCGGACGCCCTCGATCTCGGGCTGGTCGGCCTGGCCCAGTTCGCGCCCTTCGTGCCGCTGGCCCTGGTGGCGGGGCAGGTGGCCGACCGTTTCGACCGGCGGCGCATCGTCGCGCTGTGCTTCCTGGTGGAGATGCTGTGCGGCGCGGCTTTGCTCGCGTTCACCTGGGTCGGCTTGACGGTGGTGTGGCCGGTGTTCGCGGTGATGGCGCTGTATGGCTCGGTCCGGGCCTTCATGATGCCCGCCAGCCAGGCCGTGGTGGTCAACCTCGTGCCTGCCGAGGTGTTCGGCAATGCCGTGGCGCTGAATTCCTCGGTGTTCCAGGTGGCGGTGATCGCGGGACCGGCCTTGGGCGGTTTCCTCTATCTGGCGGGACCGGACGTGGTCTATGCCACCGTGACCGGCTGTTTGGCCACCGCCGCCTTGCTGATGGGCGGGGTCCGGGGCGAACCGAAAAAGCCGGGCGGCAACCCGCCTATGAGCCTGGATTCGGTACTGGAAGGGCTGCGCTTCGTGCGGTCGCGGCCCGTGATGCTGGGGGCGATTTCGCTGGATTTGTTCGCCGTGCTGTTCGGCGGGGCGACCGCCTTGCTACCGGCCTATGCCCGCGATGTGCTGCACGCGGGGCCGACCGGTTTGGGCTGGTTGCGGACGGCGCCGGGTTTGGGGGCCGCGTGTACGGCGCTGGCCTTGGCGTTCTGGCCGATCCAGCGCCATGTCGGCTTATGGATGTTCGGCGGCGTCGGTGTGTTCGGCGCGGCCACCCTGGTGCTGGGCCGGTCGGAGGATTATGCCGTGGCCCTGGCCGCGCTGGCCGTGATGGGCGCGGGCGATATGGTCAGCGTCTACATCCGCCATATGCTGGTGCAATTGGAAACGCCCGATGCCATCCGGGGCCGGGTCAGCGCGGTCAATTCGGTGTTCATCGGCGCGTCCAACGAACTCGGCGAATTCGAGTCGGGGCTGACCGCCGAATGGTTCGGGTTGGTGCCCGCCATCCTGCTCGGCGGTTGCGCCACCTTGGGGGTGGTGGGGGCGTGGATGTGGGGTTTTCCGGTCCTGCGCGGGATGGACATGTTTCCGCGTGGGGTCCGGGACATGCCCGAGTCCCGGCGCAAGCAGCCCCGGCAGGCCAAGCACAAGCAAAAGCGGCGGCGACGATAG
- a CDS encoding nitrite/sulfite reductase, translating to MYHYDNYDQTLVDERVAQFKGQTERFLAGELTEDQFRPLRLMNGLYIQRHAPMLRVAIPYGLLSSRQLRMLAHIARRYDQGYGHFTTRQNIQYNWPKLEEVPEILEQLATVEMHAIQTSGNCIRNTTSDHLAGVAQDELEDPRPYCEIIRQWSTLHPEFAFLPRKFKIAVSGAQKDRAATQVHDIGLQLVKGDDGETGFEVLVGGGLGRTPIIGVVIRPFLEKRHLLSYLEAILRVYNRFGRRDNKYKARIKILVKELGQDQFAELVEAEWAAIREPLLLDRAEIERVQAFFQPHPYAELSTDDAILAAHKQCDAAFAAWFRHNTVAHKVPGYRVAFVSLKPPGIAPGDMTDRQMDAVADLAERYSFGEIRVTHTQNLVLADVRQSDLYELWQELRALELATPNIGTASDIISCPGLDFCSLANATSIPIANGIQQIFDSLDYLYDLGDLRINISGCMNGCGHHTVGHIGILGVDKKGEEWYQITLGGSSANEASLGERLGPAIAKDDVVHAMEAIFQTYRELRLDDEAFLHTVRRIGIEPFQERVYGDH from the coding sequence ATGTACCACTACGACAACTACGACCAAACCCTGGTGGACGAACGGGTGGCCCAGTTCAAGGGCCAGACCGAGCGTTTCCTGGCGGGGGAATTGACCGAAGACCAATTCCGCCCGCTCCGCCTCATGAATGGACTCTATATCCAGCGCCACGCGCCCATGCTGCGGGTCGCCATCCCCTACGGACTCCTGTCCTCGCGCCAACTGCGGATGCTGGCCCATATCGCCCGCCGCTACGACCAGGGCTACGGCCATTTCACCACCCGCCAGAACATCCAGTACAACTGGCCCAAGCTGGAGGAAGTCCCGGAAATCCTGGAACAACTCGCCACGGTCGAAATGCACGCCATCCAGACCAGCGGCAATTGCATCCGCAACACCACCAGCGACCATCTGGCCGGGGTGGCCCAGGACGAACTGGAAGACCCGCGGCCTTATTGCGAAATCATCCGCCAATGGTCCACCCTGCATCCCGAATTCGCCTTCCTGCCGCGCAAGTTCAAGATCGCGGTCAGCGGGGCGCAAAAAGACCGCGCCGCCACCCAGGTCCATGACATCGGCCTGCAATTGGTCAAGGGCGACGACGGCGAAACCGGCTTCGAGGTCTTGGTCGGCGGCGGCTTGGGCCGCACCCCCATCATCGGCGTGGTGATCCGCCCGTTCCTGGAAAAGCGGCATCTCCTGTCCTATCTCGAAGCCATCCTCCGGGTATACAACCGCTTTGGTCGCCGCGATAACAAATACAAGGCCCGCATCAAAATCCTGGTCAAGGAACTGGGCCAGGACCAATTCGCCGAACTGGTCGAGGCCGAATGGGCCGCGATCCGCGAGCCGCTGCTATTGGACCGGGCCGAGATCGAGCGGGTGCAAGCCTTCTTCCAGCCCCATCCCTACGCCGAACTGTCCACCGATGACGCCATCCTGGCCGCGCACAAGCAATGCGACGCCGCCTTCGCCGCCTGGTTCCGCCACAACACCGTGGCCCACAAGGTGCCGGGCTACCGCGTGGCCTTCGTGTCGCTGAAGCCCCCAGGCATCGCGCCCGGCGATATGACCGACCGCCAGATGGACGCAGTGGCCGACTTGGCCGAGCGCTACAGCTTCGGCGAAATCCGCGTCACCCATACCCAGAACCTGGTGCTGGCCGATGTGCGCCAGTCCGATTTGTACGAGCTATGGCAGGAACTCAGGGCGCTGGAACTCGCGACCCCGAATATCGGCACCGCCAGCGATATCATCAGCTGCCCCGGTCTCGATTTCTGCTCGCTGGCCAACGCCACTTCCATCCCCATCGCCAACGGCATCCAGCAGATTTTCGACAGCCTGGATTATCTCTACGACCTGGGCGACCTCCGCATCAATATCTCGGGTTGCATGAACGGCTGCGGCCACCATACCGTGGGCCATATCGGCATCCTGGGCGTCGATAAAAAGGGCGAGGAGTGGTACCAGATCACCCTGGGCGGTTCCTCGGCCAACGAGGCTTCGCTGGGCGAGCGGCTCGGCCCCGCCATCGCCAAGGACGACGTGGTCCACGCCATGGAGGCGATTTTCCAGACCTACCGCGAACTGCGCCTGGACGACGAGGCTTTCCTCCACACCGTCCGCCGCATCGGCATCGAACCTTTCCAGGAGCGCGTCTATGGCGATCATTAA